One part of the Nocardioides zeae genome encodes these proteins:
- a CDS encoding ABC transporter permease — protein sequence MSATLAPPSTGGAPSGSGAPGAGGRVRAALGHALRSREIAVAVVLVLVVAAATARNDSFLLSGDGWRDLLLTPSILLLLAAGQMLVIVTRSVDLSVGSTMALTAYLTGRLFIDQPGLPIPVVVLAGVAMGALLGVVNGVLVAYAGVPALVITLGTMYVYRGAMLSWAGSDRITADQMPKDFLSLGTSSLVGIPVLTILALLVVAAVGYYLHTARSGRELYAIGSDPDAARLYGLKVPTRVLTAFVLCGALAGLAGVLHAARYGSVSSSVGNGIELQAVGAAVIGGVAIFGGSGTVWGAAIGAVLLVTINRALPILGIPEFWQRAVVGALILGAVVLDRLLAARRARRLDEERED from the coding sequence GTGAGCGCCACCCTCGCCCCGCCGTCCACGGGCGGCGCCCCGAGCGGGTCCGGAGCCCCCGGTGCCGGAGGCCGCGTGCGCGCCGCGCTCGGTCACGCGCTCCGCTCCCGCGAGATCGCCGTCGCGGTCGTGCTCGTGCTCGTCGTCGCGGCCGCCACGGCGCGCAACGACAGCTTCCTCCTCTCGGGCGACGGCTGGCGCGACCTGCTGCTGACCCCGTCGATCCTCCTGCTGCTCGCCGCCGGCCAGATGCTCGTCATCGTCACCCGCAGCGTCGACCTGTCGGTGGGCTCGACGATGGCGCTGACGGCCTACCTGACCGGCCGGCTCTTCATCGACCAGCCGGGCCTGCCGATCCCCGTCGTCGTGCTCGCCGGCGTGGCGATGGGCGCGCTGCTCGGCGTCGTCAACGGCGTGCTGGTGGCCTACGCCGGCGTGCCGGCCCTCGTCATCACGCTCGGCACGATGTACGTCTACCGCGGCGCCATGCTCAGCTGGGCCGGCAGCGACCGCATCACGGCCGACCAGATGCCGAAGGACTTCCTGTCGCTCGGCACGAGCTCGCTCGTCGGCATCCCCGTGCTGACCATCCTCGCCCTGCTCGTCGTCGCGGCGGTGGGCTACTACCTGCACACCGCCCGCTCGGGCCGGGAGCTCTACGCGATCGGCTCCGACCCGGACGCCGCGCGGCTCTACGGCCTCAAGGTCCCGACGCGCGTGCTCACCGCGTTCGTGCTCTGCGGCGCGCTGGCCGGCCTCGCCGGCGTGCTCCACGCCGCGCGCTACGGCTCCGTCTCCTCCTCGGTCGGCAACGGCATCGAGCTGCAGGCGGTCGGCGCCGCGGTCATCGGCGGCGTCGCGATCTTCGGCGGCAGCGGCACCGTGTGGGGCGCCGCCATCGGCGCCGTGCTCCTCGTGACCATCAACCGGGCCCTGCCCATCCTCGGCATCCCGGAGTTCTGGCAGCGCGCCGTCGTCGGCGCGCTCATCCTCGGCGCCGTCGTGCTCGACCGGCTGCTCGCGGCCCGACGCGCCCGCCGCCTCGACGAAGAGAGGGAGGACTGA